In the Longimicrobium terrae genome, one interval contains:
- a CDS encoding serine hydrolase, with product MMIARMRSVRRLALAALVAVPPAAPALLRAQSPAPASASAQVVVDPSLAAIDSALAATYPAGGPGASVIVERGGRVLLRKAYGMADVELGVPLQPEHVLRIGSITKQFTAVAALMLVDEGKLSLDDDVTEFIPDYPTQGRRITVEHLLTHTSGIRSYTDIPEWRPTLRNDLSPTELISVFRGQPVDFAPGQDWRYNNSGYVLLGAIIEKISGQSYADFLRTRIFEPLGMRGTRVETQTAVIPGRVRGYATTDGRVLQNAMYMSSTHPYAAGAILSTTDDLLRWGHAVAEGRLLKPETWRRAHTAYALPGGRSSGYGYGWFVSTLAGQPTVEHGGDINGFSSHGMWMPSERLLVYVLSNAERDFANPETFSTRIAERVLGREFITPAIAVAPSALDAYTGVYRVGDADRRIVTRDGGRLYVQRGRGAKVELRPVARDQFVSVNTGARFTFVREGGRVTGVRLRPRIGPEDGVSPRTDERVEDAAAPPAAGSVVVPAAVLDAYAGRYQLTPELVLTIRRDGDVLKAQATGQREITLGAVTQTRFTAQDLNATIDFERDAAGAVTRLILNQNGRAGPAPRLP from the coding sequence ATGATGATTGCACGCATGCGCTCCGTCCGCCGGCTCGCGCTCGCCGCGCTGGTGGCCGTTCCGCCCGCCGCGCCCGCGCTGCTGCGCGCCCAGTCCCCCGCGCCGGCATCCGCCTCCGCGCAGGTGGTGGTGGACCCGTCGCTCGCCGCCATCGATTCGGCGCTGGCGGCCACGTACCCCGCCGGCGGGCCCGGCGCGTCGGTGATTGTGGAGCGCGGCGGACGGGTGCTGCTGCGCAAGGCGTACGGCATGGCCGACGTGGAACTCGGCGTGCCGCTGCAGCCGGAGCACGTGCTGCGCATCGGCTCCATCACCAAGCAGTTCACCGCCGTCGCCGCGCTCATGCTGGTGGACGAGGGAAAGCTGTCGCTGGATGACGACGTCACCGAGTTCATCCCCGACTACCCCACGCAGGGCCGCCGCATCACCGTGGAGCACCTGCTGACGCACACGTCCGGCATCCGCAGCTACACGGACATCCCCGAGTGGCGGCCCACGCTGCGCAACGACCTGTCGCCCACGGAGCTGATCTCCGTCTTTCGCGGCCAGCCAGTGGACTTTGCGCCGGGCCAGGACTGGCGGTACAACAACTCGGGATACGTGCTGCTGGGCGCCATCATCGAAAAGATCAGCGGCCAGAGCTACGCCGACTTCCTGAGGACGCGCATCTTTGAGCCGCTGGGGATGCGCGGCACGCGGGTGGAGACGCAGACGGCGGTGATTCCCGGGCGGGTGCGCGGCTACGCGACCACGGACGGGCGCGTGCTGCAGAACGCCATGTACATGAGTTCCACGCATCCGTACGCCGCGGGCGCCATCCTTTCCACCACCGACGACCTGCTGCGCTGGGGCCACGCGGTCGCGGAAGGGCGCTTGTTGAAGCCGGAAACGTGGCGGCGCGCCCACACGGCGTACGCGCTGCCCGGCGGGCGTTCGTCGGGGTACGGCTACGGCTGGTTCGTCAGCACGCTGGCGGGGCAGCCCACGGTGGAGCACGGCGGCGACATCAACGGATTCAGCAGCCACGGGATGTGGATGCCCTCCGAGCGGCTGCTGGTCTATGTGCTGAGCAACGCCGAGCGTGATTTCGCCAACCCCGAAACGTTCTCCACCCGCATCGCCGAGCGGGTGCTGGGGCGCGAATTCATTACGCCAGCCATCGCCGTGGCGCCGTCCGCGCTGGATGCGTACACGGGCGTGTACCGCGTGGGCGACGCGGACCGGCGCATCGTTACGCGCGACGGCGGCCGGCTGTACGTGCAGCGCGGGCGCGGCGCCAAGGTGGAACTGCGCCCCGTGGCGCGCGACCAGTTCGTGAGCGTGAACACCGGCGCGCGCTTCACCTTCGTGCGCGAGGGCGGCCGGGTGACGGGCGTGCGCCTGCGCCCCCGCATCGGGCCGGAAGACGGGGTTTCGCCGCGGACGGATGAGCGGGTGGAGGATGCGGCGGCGCCCCCGGCGGCCGGTTCGGTCGTGGTTCCCGCGGCGGTGCTGGACGCGTACGCCGGCCGGTACCAGCTCACCCCGGAACTGGTGCTCACCATCCGCCGCGACGGGGACGTGCTCAAGGCGCAGGCGACCGGCCAGCGCGAGATCACGCTGGGGGCGGTGACGCAGACCCGGTTCACCGCGCAGGATCTGAACGCGACGATCGATTTCGAGCGCGACGCGGCGGGTGCGGTGACGCGGCTGATCCTGAACCAGAACGGGCGCGCCGGCCCGGCGCCCCGTCTGCCATAG
- the hslO gene encoding Hsp33 family molecular chaperone HslO, giving the protein MTNDYLVRATALDDRVRAFALNATGLVSELQRRHDTYPAVTAALGRTAMGALLLGAASLKEEDQLLTVDVRGNGPVRRILVTANGRGEVRGLVGNPHVHADSVNGKLNVAGVVGTDGYLAVTKDLGMKDTYQGMVELISGEIGEDLAYYMAKSEQTPSGVGIGVFVRPDLSVEAAGGYLIQLLPGLSDEEIAEIEQRAAALPHPTALLREGISPEQMLDRLFPEGYTFGDKYPIGFKCECSRGRFESAIASLGPVEIEHIIQEEEKPYTEVVCHFCNEAYHFSPDEMRGILESTR; this is encoded by the coding sequence ATGACGAACGACTATCTGGTGCGCGCCACGGCGCTCGACGACCGCGTGCGCGCCTTTGCGCTGAACGCCACCGGCCTGGTGAGCGAACTGCAGCGCCGGCACGACACCTATCCCGCCGTGACCGCGGCGCTGGGCCGCACGGCCATGGGCGCGCTGCTGCTGGGCGCCGCCTCGCTCAAGGAAGAAGACCAGCTGCTGACCGTGGACGTGCGCGGCAACGGCCCGGTGCGCCGCATTCTGGTGACCGCCAACGGGCGCGGCGAGGTGCGCGGGCTGGTGGGCAACCCGCACGTGCACGCCGACAGCGTCAACGGCAAGCTGAACGTGGCCGGCGTGGTGGGCACAGACGGCTACCTCGCCGTCACCAAGGACCTGGGGATGAAGGACACCTACCAGGGGATGGTGGAGCTGATTTCCGGCGAAATCGGCGAGGACCTGGCGTACTACATGGCCAAGAGCGAGCAGACGCCGTCCGGCGTGGGCATCGGCGTGTTCGTGCGGCCGGACCTGTCGGTGGAGGCCGCCGGCGGCTACCTGATCCAGCTTCTTCCCGGCCTGTCGGACGAGGAGATCGCCGAGATCGAGCAGCGGGCCGCCGCGCTGCCGCATCCCACGGCGCTGCTGCGCGAGGGGATTTCGCCGGAGCAGATGCTGGACCGGCTCTTTCCCGAGGGCTACACCTTTGGCGACAAGTACCCGATCGGGTTCAAGTGCGAGTGCTCGCGCGGCCGGTTCGAGTCCGCCATCGCCAGCCTGGGCCCGGTGGAGATCGAGCACATCATTCAGGAAGAGGAAAAGCCGTATACGGAGGTGGTCTGCCATTTCTGCAACGAGGCCTACCACTTCTCGCCGGACGAGATGCGCGGGATCCTGGAATCCACCCGCTGA
- a CDS encoding winged helix-turn-helix transcriptional regulator: MNIHQTADPVHFTCPVELTIAMIGGKWKPLLLWELRGEPRRFNALQAAMPGITHKVLAQQLRGLERDGFITRTEREGEVRHVEYALSTFGGTLRPVLNAMADWAKTHHAQVGATLDSGPLDAR, translated from the coding sequence ATGAACATCCATCAAACCGCCGATCCCGTTCACTTCACCTGCCCGGTGGAGCTCACCATCGCCATGATCGGGGGCAAGTGGAAGCCGCTGCTGCTGTGGGAACTGCGCGGCGAGCCCCGCCGCTTCAACGCGCTGCAGGCGGCCATGCCCGGCATAACGCACAAGGTGCTCGCGCAGCAGCTTCGCGGCCTGGAGCGCGACGGCTTCATCACGCGCACAGAACGAGAGGGCGAGGTGCGGCACGTGGAATACGCGCTGAGCACCTTTGGCGGCACGCTGCGCCCCGTGCTGAACGCCATGGCGGACTGGGCCAAGACGCACCACGCCCAGGTCGGCGCTACCCTCGACTCCGGACCGCTCGACGCGCGCTGA
- a CDS encoding ATP-binding protein, with protein sequence MTVTIPPDDDPAHAPGVNDPARLSALRESGLLDAAAEEAFDRLTRLASVLVHSPATFISLVDETRDFYLSCVGFPDPLAQEREIRGPTFCHLAIQNNGPLVIPDTRARPEYARIPTVETLGVAAYLGVPIRGADGMVLGSFCAIDFVPRAWTDTEVEVMVQLARSAEREIELRRRIRQVEDQGEEMQAQAAELEAQVEEAREAAEQLERLNAALEDARAASESERARLREVFEQAPVAVAVVRGPEHVFESANPGYIRMVGGRRVVGRRVADALPEVVEQGFIGLLDQVRATGEPFIGTAVPLELRDEWMGTVEERFVDFIYHPLRGADGSVSGITAIITDVTEKVRADAIREQERERLARVVAQFPGAVAVLEGPDHRFVAASEQYRERAAGREMVGRPFREVYPEVDGQGYFDLLDQVYASGREWSGSGVTAAWDGDGDGIAEEHRIDIVYKPLLNAGGRVEGIATQYHIVDERERSAEALRASDERYQLASRATADVIWDWDLQADCIRWNPALGERFGHHPSDGETSGGWWLEHIHPDDRDKVAEGIHAAIDRGADTWSAEYRFLRADGGYADVLDRGHVARPREGAASRMVGAMQDVTEQKAADQLRLTLYDEAGRARAEADYANRAKSQFLAQMSHEIRTPINAVVGYIDLLQAGVAGDLNAQQAEYVGRVRASGQHLLGLVSDILDLSKAEAGEMEVAHEATLLLGTTAAAVGMISPLAQSRGVQLHDESVSAGEEMYVGDEDRVRQVAVNLLSNAVRFTDEGGRVTIRCAVREAPAESALAGPGPWLAVEVEDTGRGIPAGELERIFEPFSQVDGGHTRRTGGTGLGLTISRRFARLMGGDLTVQSVLGEGSRFVLWLPTPEGVHAQAELQGGAAGAAAPTSGADEAPGDVWFSGSPEITGLAEIGHLLARGADALSRRFGERLRGDPALPHAREMNRVQLEDHVATFLLETGKMLIILDEGHGDPELMQDGTSIQRVISERHGEQRRRLGWTADHLRREFALLRAEVHALVEREAEGRTAVELAGALKVLQRLLDRAELRGLRAFGGPDR encoded by the coding sequence TTGACCGTCACGATTCCGCCGGATGACGACCCCGCGCACGCGCCCGGGGTGAACGATCCCGCTCGCCTGTCCGCCCTGCGCGAAAGCGGCCTGCTGGACGCCGCCGCCGAGGAAGCCTTCGACCGCCTGACGCGGCTGGCGTCGGTGCTGGTGCATTCGCCCGCCACCTTCATCAGCCTGGTGGACGAAACGCGCGACTTCTACCTCTCCTGCGTGGGATTTCCCGACCCGCTCGCGCAGGAGCGGGAAATCCGCGGCCCCACCTTCTGCCACCTCGCCATCCAGAACAACGGCCCGCTCGTCATCCCCGACACCCGCGCCCGCCCCGAGTACGCCCGCATCCCCACGGTGGAGACGCTGGGCGTGGCCGCGTACCTGGGCGTGCCTATCCGCGGCGCCGACGGAATGGTGCTGGGCTCCTTCTGCGCCATCGACTTCGTACCCCGCGCGTGGACCGACACCGAGGTGGAGGTCATGGTGCAGCTGGCCCGCTCCGCCGAGCGCGAGATCGAGCTGCGCCGCCGCATCCGCCAGGTGGAGGACCAGGGCGAGGAGATGCAGGCCCAGGCCGCCGAACTGGAGGCGCAGGTGGAAGAGGCCCGCGAGGCCGCCGAGCAGCTGGAGCGGCTGAACGCGGCGCTCGAGGATGCACGCGCGGCGTCGGAAAGCGAGCGTGCACGGCTGCGTGAGGTCTTTGAGCAGGCACCGGTGGCCGTCGCGGTGGTGCGCGGGCCGGAGCACGTCTTTGAATCCGCCAATCCGGGCTACATCCGCATGGTGGGCGGGCGGCGGGTGGTGGGCAGGCGCGTGGCCGACGCGCTGCCGGAGGTGGTGGAGCAGGGCTTCATCGGCCTGCTTGACCAGGTGCGCGCCACGGGCGAGCCGTTCATCGGCACCGCCGTTCCGCTGGAGCTGCGGGATGAGTGGATGGGGACGGTGGAGGAGCGCTTCGTGGACTTCATCTACCACCCGCTGCGCGGCGCGGACGGCTCGGTGTCGGGGATCACCGCCATCATCACGGACGTGACGGAAAAGGTGCGCGCCGATGCCATCCGCGAGCAGGAACGCGAACGGCTGGCGCGGGTGGTGGCGCAGTTTCCGGGCGCGGTGGCGGTGCTGGAGGGGCCCGATCACCGCTTTGTCGCGGCCAGCGAGCAGTACCGCGAGCGCGCCGCCGGGCGGGAAATGGTGGGCCGCCCCTTTCGCGAGGTGTATCCCGAGGTGGACGGGCAGGGCTACTTCGACCTGCTGGACCAGGTGTACGCCAGCGGCCGGGAATGGTCCGGCTCCGGGGTGACCGCGGCGTGGGACGGCGACGGCGACGGGATCGCGGAGGAGCACCGGATCGACATCGTCTACAAGCCGCTGCTGAACGCCGGCGGGCGCGTGGAGGGGATCGCCACGCAGTACCACATCGTGGATGAGCGCGAGCGCTCCGCCGAGGCCCTGCGCGCATCCGACGAGCGGTACCAGCTGGCCTCGCGCGCCACGGCGGACGTGATCTGGGATTGGGACCTTCAGGCGGACTGCATCCGCTGGAACCCCGCGCTGGGGGAGCGCTTCGGACATCATCCATCCGACGGCGAGACCTCCGGGGGGTGGTGGCTGGAGCACATTCACCCGGACGACCGGGACAAGGTCGCCGAGGGAATCCACGCCGCCATCGACCGCGGCGCGGACACGTGGAGCGCGGAGTACCGCTTTCTGCGCGCGGACGGCGGCTACGCCGACGTGCTGGACCGCGGGCACGTGGCCCGGCCGCGGGAGGGCGCGGCGTCGCGCATGGTGGGGGCCATGCAGGACGTGACGGAGCAGAAGGCCGCGGATCAGCTGCGCCTGACCCTGTACGACGAGGCGGGGCGCGCCCGCGCCGAGGCGGACTACGCCAACCGCGCCAAGAGCCAGTTTCTGGCGCAGATGAGCCACGAGATCCGCACCCCCATCAACGCGGTGGTGGGCTACATCGACCTGCTGCAGGCGGGGGTGGCCGGCGACCTGAACGCGCAGCAGGCGGAGTACGTGGGGCGGGTGCGGGCCAGCGGGCAGCACCTGCTGGGGCTGGTGAGCGACATCCTGGATCTGTCCAAGGCCGAGGCGGGGGAGATGGAAGTGGCGCACGAGGCCACGCTCCTGCTGGGCACGACCGCGGCGGCGGTGGGGATGATCTCCCCGCTGGCGCAGTCCCGGGGCGTGCAGCTGCACGACGAATCGGTCTCCGCGGGCGAGGAGATGTACGTGGGCGACGAGGACCGGGTGCGGCAGGTGGCGGTAAACCTGCTTTCCAACGCGGTTCGCTTTACGGACGAGGGCGGGCGGGTCACCATCCGCTGCGCCGTGCGCGAGGCCCCGGCGGAGAGCGCGCTGGCCGGGCCGGGGCCGTGGCTGGCGGTGGAGGTGGAGGACACGGGCCGCGGCATTCCGGCCGGCGAGCTGGAGCGCATCTTCGAGCCGTTTTCGCAGGTGGATGGCGGGCACACGCGGCGCACGGGCGGCACCGGGCTGGGGCTGACCATCAGCCGGCGGTTCGCGCGGCTGATGGGTGGCGACCTCACCGTGCAGAGCGTGCTGGGCGAGGGAAGCCGCTTCGTGCTCTGGCTGCCCACGCCGGAAGGGGTGCATGCGCAGGCGGAGCTGCAGGGCGGCGCGGCGGGCGCGGCCGCGCCGACCAGTGGCGCCGACGAAGCGCCGGGTGATGTGTGGTTCTCGGGGTCGCCGGAGATCACGGGGCTGGCGGAGATCGGGCACCTGCTGGCCCGCGGCGCCGACGCGCTCAGCCGGCGCTTCGGCGAGCGCCTGCGCGGCGATCCGGCGCTGCCGCACGCGCGGGAGATGAACCGCGTGCAGCTGGAGGACCACGTCGCCACCTTTCTGCTGGAAACCGGCAAGATGCTCATCATTCTGGATGAGGGGCACGGCGATCCGGAGCTGATGCAGGACGGCACCAGCATCCAGCGGGTAATCTCCGAGCGGCACGGGGAGCAGCGCCGCCGCCTGGGGTGGACGGCGGACCACCTGCGGCGCGAGTTCGCGCTGCTGCGCGCGGAGGTGCACGCGCTGGTGGAGCGCGAGGCCGAAGGGCGCACCGCGGTGGAACTGGCGGGGGCGCTCAAGGTTCTGCAGCGCCTGCTGGACCGCGCAGAGCTGCGCGGCCTGCGCGCGTTCGGCGGGCCGGACCGGTAG
- a CDS encoding antibiotic biosynthesis monooxygenase family protein, producing the protein MIVEYIRYTIPAERRDAFEAGYGQAQQALAASSHCLGHELARCVEEPASYILRIEWDSAEGHMQGFRKSPEFGTFFAAVRPFFNDIAEMRHYEVTAVRGGSHASR; encoded by the coding sequence ATGATCGTGGAATACATCCGCTACACCATTCCCGCGGAGAGGCGGGACGCGTTCGAGGCCGGCTATGGACAGGCGCAGCAGGCGCTTGCGGCGTCTTCCCACTGCCTGGGCCACGAACTCGCGCGCTGCGTGGAGGAGCCCGCGTCGTACATCCTGCGGATCGAATGGGATTCGGCGGAGGGACACATGCAGGGGTTCCGGAAGAGCCCGGAGTTCGGGACGTTCTTTGCCGCCGTACGTCCGTTCTTCAACGACATCGCCGAGATGCGGCACTACGAGGTGACGGCCGTGCGCGGCGGTTCGCACGCATCGCGCTGA